The genomic stretch TGAAGATAAGCGGCACGCAGATTGTGGTCGTGATGGTGCTCATGCTCATGTTCATTTTCGTGGTGATGGTCATGATGATGATCGCCGTGGTCGTGATGATGGTGATCATGCAGCAAGAACATACTGGCGACATTGACGGATAATCCAACCACCGCCACCAAGATCGCTTCATTAAATTGAATACTTTCAGGATTAAATAGGCGGTGAACAGATTCCACCACCATCAGCAACGCGACGATTCCTAAAGCCATCGCGCTGGTAAAGCCACCAAGCACGCTGACTTTACCCGTGCCAAAAGAGAAACGAGCGCTGTGCGCGTGTTTTTTCGCATACCGATACGCAAAGAGGGTGATGCAAAAGGCTGCCGCGTGCGTCCCCATGTGCCAACCGTCAGCCAGTAGTGCCATGGAGCCGTAAAGGGTACCTGCAACGATTTCCGCCACCATAGTAAAAAGAGTGAGTAAAAGGACATAAAACGTGCGTTTTTCACCTTGTTGATTGTGTGTGGTAAATCGGTGGCTTTGAGAGCAAGCAGACATAAAAGAAAATCCATTTGTTTGATAGTCAAAATATTTGAAAATCAATTTAGTTTGATTATCAAAGTAAGTCAACGTTTTGTTGCGTGTAGAAAACGCAACAAGCCACACAGTGTGGCTTGTTGGTCAGGTAACTGGTGGTTGATAGGCAAATTATGCAATAAAGTGCATTTACGATCGCACTCGCATTTATTAATAAATAATCGCCTTTAAAGTGTAGTAACATATTATCTTCAAAATTCATGGAGGATATATTAAATGGAAAGGTGTCCAGCTATCGTAGGTGTTGTTTTCGATGATGAGAGCTTAAAGGCTATAGATCGAATTAATGAATTACATGAATTAGAAAAAAGTGCTAAGTTTTTTATTAGTATAGGTAATTTGTTTAATATATTTGCTGGAAATACTGTTAAAGGTGCTGGTAGTTCAGGTTTGACAAAGGCAATATCTGCAGTCCCATTCGTAAAAAATAGTGATGGTTTTACAAAAGCTAAAGATCTCAGTGTCTCTATTGGTATGGGCATTTCATCTGATGTTGGTCAGACAGCTTGGAATATAACACAGGCGAACTGGGAATATTATTTTAAATCTTATAGTGCACTTGAAACGATTAAGTTAAAGCAAATATATGATATAGCAACTTATCAAGCTGTAATTCACACTTCTGATAGGAAGCAATACAGATTTTGGAAAGCTATTTCTGATGGGTGTAAACTATGAGAAATGTTTTGTTTTTGGGTTTTTTATTGATATTTTTGCCTTTTTTTGCAAAAGCGGATATAGAAGATCAAATGTATTCTGACTTGAATGTATCAATTTCAAATTTAGGTGAACGAATTGAGCATTGTAGAAAACTAGCGTTAGAAAATAAGCCAAGTGAAAGAACTATTTCATACTTAAAAGATAAACCTGATTCTTTCTTTTCAATATTGCCGTATGTTAATCATTTAGCGATGGAAAAATGCACGTTAGAGCAAAAGAAAAATTTGGCCTATGTGCTGCTTTATGTGAAAAACAACTCTTCTAGAGAAATAACAATCAGTCTCATAAAATCGACTGAAAAATTGGCGTTTAGTGTAGACCATTCTCAAAAAGTTAACTTTGAATCACTAGACCCAGAATCCAAAGCGTTTATTTTATCGAATGACTTTTTCTCAAAGCCTTTTGATGTATTAGGCTTATTTGAAAAAGTTACTGAAGAATAATGGCATACAAGGCGTTTCAGAGAGGCTTGGTACGCCTAGCACTCCCTGCTTACGCTTGGCATGCTGGCTAAGGTGCGATGCAGTCACTTTGGTCGCGTGTGCCTGCATCCTCCATGTGTGGCTTTAGCCGTTATCTTCTAACCACCAGGGTTTGAGTGGTGATTCTTCATTAAGCACAAGGCGCTGACCAATCTCTGGGCTGATCATTGTCACGCCTTTTTCTTCGCTGAACTGTCGCGCTTTTTCCATCGGTTCATGCCAATCGTGCATCGCCAAATCAAAGGTGCTGTTGTGAATCGGCATCATTTTCTGGCCTTGCAAATCAAGATGCGCTTGAACGCTCTCTTCGGGGAACATGTGAATGTTCGACCACAAACTGTTGTACGCGCCAGTTTCAATCATGGTGAGATCGAATGGGCCGTATTTTTCCCCAATGGTTTTGAATCCATCAAAGTAGCCAGAGTCGCCACTGAAGAACAGGTTTTTCTCACGGCTACGAATGACCCAACTTCCCCATAAGGTACTGTTGCTGTCCGTCAATCCTCGGCCTGAAAAGTGCTGGGTGGGCGTAAACACGTATTCAACTCCGTTGACTACGTGGCTTTCCCACCAATCAAACTCAACGATTTTGTGCTTGTTCACGCCCCATTCTTGCAAGATCACGCCCACTTTCAATGGCACAAGAAAAACGCCCACTTTGCTCGCGAGGGTTTTGACCGTGTTTTTGTCGAGGTGGTCATAGTGGTCATGACTAATGAGAACCACATCGATGTTTGGCAGCTCATCAAGCTCAATTGGGGTTGGGTGAAAGCGGGCAGGGCCAAAAAACTGTACCGGTGAGGCGCGTTTACTGAATACCGGATCCGTCATCACCAGTTGACCGTCCAGTTTCATCAGCACACTTGAATGACCAAGACGATAGAGCACATCTTGCTGCTCCTCAAGCAACTGTTCTGTCGTGATGTTATGCACTGGCAGCGTAAATGTGGGTTTCGGCGTGGCGCGTTTTGTCGTGAAGTACGCTTTGACGATTTCAAAGAGGTCAGAACCGCCATTGAAATTGGGATCGCTATTGCGAAATGTTTTTGGATAGGCGGATTTCTCTGCTTCAGCAGTCGAGCCGGCGGTGAAGATCGAACTCATGGCAATAGCTCCTAACACGGTCAAAAAAGTGATTTTGATAAGTCGTTTGTTCATTGTGTTTTCATCGTCCTTCTCACCACAACAGAGAGTGATTTAATGTAAACTACTCGGTGTAGTTTACATTTTGAGGGTGAAAAGTAAACTACTTGGTGTAAAATAATCACACCTTTCGAAAACCAGAGCTGTAACACCATGATTGAAAAGAAAAAGACGCGAAGTGAAGAAAAGCGAGAAGCGATACTCACGGCGGCTAAACAAGCGTTTTTGGAATTTGGCGTGCAAAACACCAGTATGGATAAACTGGCCGCGTTAGCTGGGGTATCGAAAAGAACCGTTTATAATCATTTTTCCTCGAAAGAAGCCTTGGTTATGGAGCTGCTATCCGTTTTATGGAAGAGCACGATCACTGAGGATGAGTTGGTTGCGCTCAGTAAACGACCTTTGCAGGACCAACTGGTTAGTTTGCTGTGCCAAGAAATCAGTGTGATTGCTCAGCCCAGCTATTTGGACATGGCGAAGGTGGCATTAGGCCATTTCCTGTTTAAGCCAGAAGAGCTGAAAGCGCAAACCAGCAGCATGTCGAAGCAACATACCGCACTCTACACGTGGCTTGCAGAGCAAGATAAAAAAGGACGTTTGAAGCTAGAGAGCGTAGAACTTGCTCGCACTCAGCTTCACAGTTTGATCAAAGGCAGCGCTTTTTGGCCACAGCTCATTGGCAGCGCCGAACCGCTCACGGCTGAGCAAGGAGAAGCGCTGGCTAAAAACACCGCAGCACTGTTTTTAAGTCATTATGCTGTGAGTGAAGAGCGCGGTAAGTAAAGGCGATATTTCCGCACGTTAAGGCGGCGATACGATCGCCGCAGATTCATCGGGTCAGCAAACTTTAGCGTGTACGCCGTTTTACAGCGCTTTGGCGATCTTTTGGTAGATCGCCTCTGCCAATTGATGGCTAGCGATATTCCGCTCCACAATCTCACTGGCCAGTTGACCACATTCTACCACCTTGACCCAATCTCTGAGCATCGGTGTAAAGCCTTTACTGGTGAGCATTGGTGTCCAATCCTTTAACGCCAACTTAGTTTGCTGGCCTTGCTGCCAAAGGTGGCCTTCACAAAATGAATCAAATTCAACGGCGCGATTTTGATAGCTGGCCGCTACACGTTCTGCGGTGACACCAAACTGACGGTTCATCGATGCGTGCAACAAGGTTTCTCCAGCTTGCCATTGCACATCCACTCGCGCGAGTTGAGTGCCCGCCATTTGGTAGGTCAGATAAACCTCTTGCAGATCGGCTTGGCGACTGAGATTCACGCTATCGAGAGGGTGGATGAAATCATCAAACAGAAAAGTGCGTAGCTCACCTGGAAGATCGAGGCGATGTTTTTCCCAACGCAGCGAACGCAGTGCCTCAAATCCCTGACCTACAGTATTGGTGCTGTCGAGTTCAGGGATGGTTTGATTGAAGAGAGGAATATGGCGACGGTTAAACCCGACATACAGGGGCTGGCCGTGCTGATGAGCGATGTCATAAAGCACTTCAACATCGTGAGCGTTGTCTGCCAGTGGCTTGTCAACAAAAGTTGGGATTCCTTGTTTGAGAAAGTAGCCTGCAATGTCAGCGTGTACACTGGTGGCCGCGTGAATCATCACCGCATCAATGCCCATTTTGGTGAGCTGACGGTAATCGCTACAATATTCCGCAATCCGGTACTGTTTGGCCAATTGTTCAAGCAGCGCGCCATCGCGAGTGCAGAGCACAAGCTCAATATCCGACATTTGAGTGATCACGGGCAAATACGCTTTCTGCGCAATATCCCCTAAGCCAATCATTGCAATTTTCATGGTAATCCTTGTTGTTTGTCGCGATCGTTAGAACGAGGGGAACGAGTGCCCCTCGTGACAATTGAACACCATGTCGCGTGTTAATCCAACGATTTCTTGAAGCGAGTTGAGGCTATGATCAGCCCAAGCAGGGTAAAACCAATCATCCATAAAGTATCGCGCCACAGGTCGAATAAATCTGCGCCTCGCAAGACAATGCCGCGAATCATGCGCATGAAGTGGGTGGCGGGGAGCACTTCTGCAATCCATTGGGCCGCCACGGGCATACCCTCGTAGGGGAACATAAAACCCGAAAGTAGGATGGAAGGCAGCAAGATGAAAACCGTCATTTGCATGGCTTGCAACTGCGTCTTGGCGATGGTGGAAATCACCAATCCCAAGGTGAGGCTGGCGGCAATAAACAACAAGGTACCCAACAATATTTGCGCAACGGAACCATTGATAGGGACGCCAAAAATAATGTGTCCAAGCCCTAAGATGATGAACACCTGAATCAAACCGACAAAAATGTAAGGGACGATTTTTGCCACCATTAATTCAAATGAACGAACCGGTGTTGTGATCAGCAGTTCCAAGTTTCCGCGTTCTCGCTCACGCACAATGGCGGCGCTGGTGAACAAAATCATCGTCATGGTGAGAATGACCCCAAGCAGCCCGGGAACAATGTTCACTGCTGAGCGGCGGCTTGGATTGTAGTAGAGCGCCACTTCAAAGGTTTGTGTCGGTTTTGGGCGGATCTGAAAATCAAAATCCGTCAGCGGCATCGTTTGTAAGCCAAGAATCGCCGCACTGATCATGGTATCGGAACCGTCGACAATCCATTGACCCAACGGTCGGTCTTGCGCCATGCGTTGCGTTAAATCATTCGGCAAAATTAACGCCGCACGTACGATGCCATCTTGAATCGCTTGCTCGGCTTCTTCCGCAGTGGCGTAGCGTTGAGTCACACTGACCACTTGGGTGACTTTGACTGACTCGGTCAGAATACGACCTGCAGTACTTTCGCTTTGATCCACCACCGCGACAGGAATATCGCGAATGTCGGTATTAATCGCATAGCCAAACAACAGCAGTTGGATCAAGGGGATCATCACCACCATGCCAAAGGTAATGCGATCGCGCGAGAGTTGGCGAAACTCTTTGACCATAATCGCTTTCATTCGATAGATCGCATTCATTGGCGGCCTTCTCCTGTTACGGACACAAACACATCTTCCAAACTTGGTCTGGCAAGGTTCATTTCCGCGTGTTGTAAGCGAGGAAAAGTGGCTCTTAGCCACGCAATTGGGTCAGCCACGCGTTGATCGATCAAGACGCGTAAGCGAATGCCCAATTGCGCTGCAGAACGTACTTCTGCCAAAGGCAATAACTGTTCTTTTAGCGCGCGTAAGTTCTCCGCTTTGACTTCAACAATGTTGACGCCCATTTGCGCCATCAGCTCTTCAGGGGCGCCATCTGCGCGAATCAATCCTGCTTCCATAATGGCAAGTCGGTGGCAGCGTTCGGCTTCATCCATGTAGTGTGTGGTCACCAATATGGTGGTTCCTTGGTCGCAAAGATCGAACAATTGTTCCCAAAACTCTCGGCGATTTTCAGGGTCAACCGCCGAGGTGGGTTC from Vibrio vulnificus NBRC 15645 = ATCC 27562 encodes the following:
- the dmeF gene encoding CDF family Co(II)/Ni(II) efflux transporter DmeF, which codes for MSACSQSHRFTTHNQQGEKRTFYVLLLTLFTMVAEIVAGTLYGSMALLADGWHMGTHAAAFCITLFAYRYAKKHAHSARFSFGTGKVSVLGGFTSAMALGIVALLMVVESVHRLFNPESIQFNEAILVAVVGLSVNVASMFLLHDHHHHDHGDHHHDHHHENEHEHEHHHDHNLRAAYLHVLADALTSILAIVALIIGKFYGWIWLDALMGIVGALVIGKWTFGLVKQTAPILLDESIESNYLEQLNQTLSPYATVTDLHVWRISAHHYGAIISLVDHSKTSYEEYKHMLEKFDKIHHLTLELQPAK
- a CDS encoding MBL fold metallo-hydrolase, which encodes MSSIFTAGSTAEAEKSAYPKTFRNSDPNFNGGSDLFEIVKAYFTTKRATPKPTFTLPVHNITTEQLLEEQQDVLYRLGHSSVLMKLDGQLVMTDPVFSKRASPVQFFGPARFHPTPIELDELPNIDVVLISHDHYDHLDKNTVKTLASKVGVFLVPLKVGVILQEWGVNKHKIVEFDWWESHVVNGVEYVFTPTQHFSGRGLTDSNSTLWGSWVIRSREKNLFFSGDSGYFDGFKTIGEKYGPFDLTMIETGAYNSLWSNIHMFPEESVQAHLDLQGQKMMPIHNSTFDLAMHDWHEPMEKARQFSEEKGVTMISPEIGQRLVLNEESPLKPWWLEDNG
- a CDS encoding TetR/AcrR family transcriptional regulator, whose protein sequence is MIEKKKTRSEEKREAILTAAKQAFLEFGVQNTSMDKLAALAGVSKRTVYNHFSSKEALVMELLSVLWKSTITEDELVALSKRPLQDQLVSLLCQEISVIAQPSYLDMAKVALGHFLFKPEELKAQTSSMSKQHTALYTWLAEQDKKGRLKLESVELARTQLHSLIKGSAFWPQLIGSAEPLTAEQGEALAKNTAALFLSHYAVSEERGK
- a CDS encoding Gfo/Idh/MocA family protein; the encoded protein is MKIAMIGLGDIAQKAYLPVITQMSDIELVLCTRDGALLEQLAKQYRIAEYCSDYRQLTKMGIDAVMIHAATSVHADIAGYFLKQGIPTFVDKPLADNAHDVEVLYDIAHQHGQPLYVGFNRRHIPLFNQTIPELDSTNTVGQGFEALRSLRWEKHRLDLPGELRTFLFDDFIHPLDSVNLSRQADLQEVYLTYQMAGTQLARVDVQWQAGETLLHASMNRQFGVTAERVAASYQNRAVEFDSFCEGHLWQQGQQTKLALKDWTPMLTSKGFTPMLRDWVKVVECGQLASEIVERNIASHQLAEAIYQKIAKAL
- a CDS encoding ABC transporter permease, whose protein sequence is MNAIYRMKAIMVKEFRQLSRDRITFGMVVMIPLIQLLLFGYAINTDIRDIPVAVVDQSESTAGRILTESVKVTQVVSVTQRYATAEEAEQAIQDGIVRAALILPNDLTQRMAQDRPLGQWIVDGSDTMISAAILGLQTMPLTDFDFQIRPKPTQTFEVALYYNPSRRSAVNIVPGLLGVILTMTMILFTSAAIVRERERGNLELLITTPVRSFELMVAKIVPYIFVGLIQVFIILGLGHIIFGVPINGSVAQILLGTLLFIAASLTLGLVISTIAKTQLQAMQMTVFILLPSILLSGFMFPYEGMPVAAQWIAEVLPATHFMRMIRGIVLRGADLFDLWRDTLWMIGFTLLGLIIASTRFKKSLD